From Cucumis melo cultivar AY chromosome 1, USDA_Cmelo_AY_1.0, whole genome shotgun sequence, a single genomic window includes:
- the LOC103490278 gene encoding uncharacterized protein LOC103490278 translates to MAERRKVRPDCIYASNPFHECTEYCIKKTAESKAGKDKKSKGSFRLDISKSFGRKKGSRPKPPKEVDGGRYSSTVPNEVQSLNSRTVPIEAQSLNSRISSKKNVESINGGHISPAKRFYSEEIHPEESSLTVEQYDTPRIPSTDSFIMPEYSEDAPKQGSIRMLEQMTNNKNGGGNHETFFENRTLNVNNGKERFRRQSSESSFSLSGFEQTLVDSDEGEIESVNSEQCVPVGKYHVKSSFSSILTSIFEKYGDIAATCKLESVSMRSYYLECVCYVIQELQSTEFHQLTKSKVKELLAIFKDVESSEIDVTWLKSRLNEIAQAVELRSQHRAIEAAKTDCEQNLESIKKELDAQMADLALKEKELSDAKTKVAETEARLSELELKSSQLKEMISSIDSKVENFRCKPFSDDLL, encoded by the exons ATGGCTGAAAGGAGAAAAGTTCGCCCAGATTGTATTTATGCTTCAAATCCGTTTCATGAATGCACTGAATATTGCATTAAAAAAACAGCTGAAAGCAAGGCAGGAAAGGATAAAAAGTCTAAAG GATCTTTTAGGCTTGATATTTCCAAATCTTTTGGAAGGAAGAAGGGGTCCCGACCAAAGCCTCCAAAAGAAGTTGATGGTGGACGGTACTCAAGCACAGTTCCTAACGAAGTGCAGTCACTCAACTCACGCACAGTTCCTATCGAAGCACAGTCACTCAACTCACGTATCTCTTCTAAGAAGAATGTAGAATCAATAAATGGTGGTCATATATCCCCTGCCAAAAGATTTTATTCAGAAGAAATTCATCCTGAAGAATCTAGTCTTACTGTCGAGCAATATGATACGCCTCGAATTCCTTCAACCGATAGTTTCATAATG CCTGAGTATTCAGAGGATGCACCAAAGCAGGGTTCCATTCGGATGCTCGAACAGATGACAAATAATAAGAATGGGGGTGGGAATCATGAAACTTTTTTTGAGAATCGTACACTCAATGTCAACAACGGTAAAGAAAGATTTCGAAGGCAATCTAGTGAATCTAGCTTTAGCTTGTCTGGGTTTGAGCAAACTCTGGTAGACAGTGACGAGGGGGAGATTGAATCTGTAAATTCTGAGCAGTGTGTTCCTGTGGGAAAGTACCATGTAAAATCCAGCTTTTCTTCCATTCTGACATCGATCTTCGAAAAGTACGGGGATATTGCAGCTACCTGTAAATTGGAATCAGTTTCCATGCGCTCATACTATTTAGAGTGCGTGTGCTATGTGATTCAAGAATTGCAATCTACAGAGTTTCACCAATTAACCAAGTCCAAAGTTAAAGAACTCTTGGCAATTTTCAAAGACGTTGAGTCCTCAGAAATCGACGTTACATGGTTAAAGAGTCGCCTTAATGAAATTGCACAAGCTGTAGAGCTGAGAAGTCAGCACCGAGCCATTGAAGCCGCAAAGACAGACTGTGAGCAGAATTTGGAATCAATAAAGAAAGAACTAGATGCCCAAATGGCTGATTTggcattgaaagaaaaagagcTTTCTGATGCAAAGACAAAAGTAGCAGAAACCGAAGCTCGGTTAAGCGAATTAGAGCTGAAATCATCTCAGCTGAAAGAAATGATCTCATCCATCGACTCCAAGGTAGAAAATTTTAGATGCAAACCATTCTCTGATGATCTGTTATGA
- the PIP2-10 gene encoding aquaporin PIP2-10 translates to MSKEVTEEGQSGLRKDYVDPPPAPLIDVAELTLWSFYRALIAEFIATLLFLYVTIATVIGNNKQTKMCDGVGILGIAWAFGGMIFVLVYCTAGISGGHINPAVTFGLFLARKVSLIRAFGYMVAQCAGAIVGVGLVKAFMKHDYNNNGGGANAVNSGYSRGTALGAEIIGTFVLVYTVFSATDPKRSARDSHIPVLAPLPIGFAVFMVHLATIPITGTGINPARSFGAAVIYNREKPWNDHWIFWVGPFVGALAAAAYHQYILRAAAIKALGSFRSNPTN, encoded by the exons ATGTCCAAAGAAGTGACGGAAGAGGGACAGTCCGGCCTCAGAAAGGACTACGTCGACCCACCCCCGGCTCCACTCATCGACGTCGCCGAACTCACCCTCTGGTCCTTCTACAGAGCCCTTATCGCTGAGTTCATCGCCACTCTCCTCTTTCTCTACGTCACAATCGCCACCGTCATCGGCAACAACAAACAGACCAAAATGTGTGATGGCGTTGGAATCCTCGGAATCGCCTGGGCCTTCGGTGGCATGATCTTCGTCCTCGTCTACTGCACCGCCGGAATCTCCG GTGGTCATATTAATCCAGCGGTGACATTCGGGTTGTTCCTTGCGAGGAAAGTGTCGCTGATCAGAGCGTTTGGGTACATGGTGGCGCAGTGCGCCGGAGCCATTGTTGGCGTTGGGTTAGTCAAGGCTTTCATGAAGCATGATTATAACAACAACGGCGGCGGAGCCAACGCCGTTAATTCTGGTTACAGTAGAGGAACAGCTCTTGGTGCTGAGATTATTGGAACTTTCGTTCTTGTTTACACTGTCTTCTCCGCTACTGATCCCAAGAGGAGCGCGCGTGATTCTCACATTCCT GTTTTAGCTCCATTGCCAATTGGGTTCGCCGTGTTCATGGTTCATTTAGCAACCATTCCCATTACAGGAACCGGAATCAACCCGGCCAGAAGCTTCGGCGCCGCCGTCATCTACAACCGTGAAAAACCCTGGAATGACCAC TGGATCTTCTGGGTGGGTCCGTTCGTCGGAGCATTAGCGGCGGCAGCGTACCACCAGTACATTCTCCGGGCAGCCGCCATTAAAGCTTTGGGATCATTCCGCAGCAACCCCACAAACtga
- the LOC107990917 gene encoding uncharacterized protein LOC107990917, whose translation MDSTDMELECDGSCETSKIVRDEDTDGKRKIIDVDLDSYGREDVPNPPKIRKNVRMSNNQWFGTTLRGLKGSSEIDIYLLEANVRTEGDFDILQWWKMNSDQFEVLGHMARDILAIPVSTVASESAFSTGGHVVDSSRCSLAPKTVEAFICTQNWLNSDPIHLQFQHELEEASKFEEGFRVIMENEKEFQDLPDFDKLSITD comes from the exons ATGGATTCAACGGATATGGAGTTAGAGTGTGATGGGAGTTGTGAAACTTCAAAAATCGTAAGGGACGAAGATACGGATGGCAAGCGTAAAATCATTGATGTTGATCTTGATTCATATGGGAGAGAAGATGTTCCAAATCCCCCAAAAATAAGGAAGAATGTCAGAATGTCAAACAATCAATGGTTTGGGACCACTTTGAGAGGCTTAAAG GGATCATCGGAGATTGATATCTATTTGTTGGAAGCCAATGTTAGGACCGAAGGTGATTTTGACATACTACAGTGGTGGAAGATGAACAGTGATCAATTTGAGGTTCTTGGTCATATGGCTAGAGATATTTTGGCTATTCCAGTTTCTACTGTAGCGTCTGAGTCGGCTTTTAGTACTGGAGGACATGTTGTTGACTCATCACGCTGCTCATTGGCTCCTAAAACAGTGGAGGCTTTCATATGTACTCAAAATTGGCTAAATTCTGATCCAATACATCTTCAATTTCAACATGAATTGGAAGAGgcttcaaaatttgaagaag GATTTCGGGTGATTATGGAGAATGAAAAGGAGTTTCAAGACCTTCCAGATTTTGATAAGTTGTCAATTACCGATTAA
- the LOC103490280 gene encoding uncharacterized protein LOC103490280, with amino-acid sequence MTVLSSPPPPLCTSSSSSSSSSSISKLSFFSSNSFSCLRTKPSVPSTSSCFLNRSSIRISNLFTNQQQTITLHNSNFRVSEGTSHDELWAAASLRVRTFNQFPPDSFAIHDHKKYLAEHEFEAMKERIAGKRVGFKRVSCINATLPLSEISTLAEDLCSTCKFSDSGGDRVVVGSLDLNQCVRLPDEITGMKPEGIGADFARAYLSNVCVAKELQRNGLGYALIAEAKTIAQDWGISDLYVHVAFNNEGGKKLYMKSGFVYESDEPSWQARFLDRPRRILFWTPLSQFPL; translated from the exons ATGACAGTCCTCTCATCTCCTCCTCCTCCCCTTtgcacttcttcttcttcttcttcttcttcttcttccatttcaaAGCTTTCATTCTTTTCTTCCAACTCTTTCTCTTGCCTTAGAACTAAACCCTCTGTTCCTTCAACCTCCTCTTGCTTTCTCAATCGTTCATCCATTAGAATCTCAAATCTTTTCACCAATCAACAACAAACCATCACTCTTCACAATTCTAATTTTAGGGTTTCTGAAGGTACCTCCCATGATGAGTTATGGGCTGCTGCTTCCCTCCGCGTCCGCACTTTCAATCAATTCCCCCCCGATTCCTTTGCCATCCAT GATCATAAGAAGTACTTGGCTGAGCACGAATTTGAAGCAATGAAAGAACGTATTGCGGGAAAAAGGGTTGGGTTTAAAAGAGTATCTTGCATAAATGCTACTCTTCCATTATCAGAAATATCAACCTTAGCTGAAGATTTATGTTCAACATGTAAG ttttctGATAGTGGAGGAGACAGAGTTGTTGTTGGGTCACTTGACCTTAATCAATGTGTAAGGCTTCCAGACGAAATAACAGGAATGAAACCTGAG GGAATTGGGGCTGATTTTGCAAGGGCATACCTGAGTAATGTATGTGTTGCCAAGGAACTGCAAAGGAATGGGTTGGGTTATGCACTTATTGCCGAGGCAAAAACAATTGCACAAGATTGGG GAATAAGCGATCTATACGTGCATGTAGCTTTCAACAACGAAGGTGGAAAGAAGCTTTACATGAAGAGTGGTTTTGTTTATGAAAGCGATGAACCAAGTTGGCAAGCCAGGTTTCTCGATCGTCCTCGTAGGATTCTCTTTTGGACTCCTCTCTCTCAGTTTCCTCTATGA
- the LOC103490282 gene encoding SKP1-like protein 1B: MSSSKKIVLRSSDGETFDVDEIVAVESQTIKHMIEDDCVDTVIPLPNVTSAILSKVVEYCKMHVETDDKDSKVIDDTLKTWDAEFVKVDQNTLFDLILAANYLNIKSLLDLTCQTVADMIKGKTPEEIRKTFNIKNDFTPEEEEEVRRENQWAFE, translated from the exons ATGTCGTCCTCTAAGAAGATCGTTCTCAGGAGTTCCGACGGCGAAACCTTTGACGTCGATGAAATCGTCGCAGTCGAGTCTCAGACCATCAAGCACATGATCGAAGACGATTGTGTTGACACTGTTATTCCCTTGCCTAATGTTACCAGTGCCATTCTTTCTAAGGTAGTTGAGTATTGTAAGATGCATGTTGAGACCGATGATAAAGATTCTAAAGTCATTGATGATACTCTCAAAACCTGGGATGCTGAATTTGTTAAGGTTGATCAAAATACTCTTTTTGATCTCATCTTG GCTGCTAACTACCTGAACATCAAGAGTCTGCTGGATCTAACATGCCAGACAGTGGCAGATATGATCAAAGGAAAGACACCAGAGGAAATTCGAAAGACATTCAACATCAAGAATGATTTTACTCCAGAGGAGGAAGAGGAGGTTCGAAGGGAGAATCAATGGGCCTTCGAGTAG
- the LOC103490283 gene encoding glycerate dehydrogenase, whose protein sequence is MAKPVQIEVWNPNGKYRVVSTKPMPGTRWINLLIQQDCRVEICTEKKTILSVEDILALIGDKCDGVIGQLTEDWGEVLFSALSRAGGKAFSNMAVGYNNVDVNAANKYGVAVGNTPGVLTETTAELAASLSLAAARRIVEADEFMRAGRYDGWLPNLFVGNLLKGQTVGVIGAGRIGSAYARMMVEGFKMNLIYFDLYQSTRLEKFVTAYGEFLKANGEAPVTWRRASSMDEVLREADVISLHPVLDKTTFHLVNKESLKAMKKDAILINCSRGPVIDEAALVDHLRENPMFRVGLDVFEDEPYMKPGLADMKNAIIVPHIASASKWTREGMATLAALNVLGKIKGYPVWSDPNRVEPFLDENVSPPAASPSIVNAKALELPTSKL, encoded by the exons ATGGCGAAACCGGTTCAAATCGAAGTATGGAATCCTAATGGAAAGTACAGAGTTGTGAGCACTAAGCCTATGCCTGGAACTCGCTGGATCAATCTCTTGATCCAGCAAGATTGCCGAGTCGAA ATTTGTACTGAGAAAAAGACGATACTCTCGGTTGAGGATATTCTTGCTCTCATCGGCGATAAGTGCGACGGCGTCATTGGACAG TTGACTGAAGATTGGGGAGAGGTGCTGTTTTCTGCGTTAAGCAGAGCGGGAGGGAAAGCTTTTAGTAATATGGCTGTTGGTTACAATAATGTAGATGTTAATGCTGCTAATAAGTACGGTGTTGCTGTAGGAAACACTCCC GGAGTACTTACAGAAACTACAGCAGAGTTGGCAGCTTCACTTTCTCTTGCAGCTGCAAGAAGGATAGTTGAAGCAGATGAGTTCATGAGGGCAGGTCGATATGATGGATGGCTTCCAAATTT GTTTGTTGGAAACTTGCTGAAAGGACAGACTGTTGGTGTGATTGGAGCTGGTCGTATTGGATCTGCTTATGCAAGAATGATG GTAGAAGGGTTTAAGATGAACCTGATCTACTTTGATCTTTACCAGTCGACTAGACTCGAAAAGTTCGTTACAG CCTATGGTGAGTTCCTGAAAGCCAACGGGGAGGCTCCTGTGACATGGAGAAGAGCATCATCAATGGATGAGGTGCTTCGAGAAGCAGATGTG ATAAGTCTTCATCCAGTACTGGATAAAACTACCTTCCATCTTGTGAACAAAGAAAGTCTTAAAGCCATGAAGAAG GATGCAATCCTCATTAACTGCAGTAGGGGACCTGTGATCGATGAAGCAGCCCTTGTCGATCATTTGAGAGAGAATCCCATGTTTCGAGTTGGCCTTGACGTTTTTGAG GATGAACCATACATGAAACCTGGACTTGCTGATATGAAGAACGCGATCATTGTTCCTCACATTGCTTCTGCTTCCAAG TGGACTCGCGAAGGAATGGCAACACTGGCTGCTCTTAATGTCTTG GGAAAGATTAAAGGATATCCTGTTTGGTCCGATCCAAACCGAGTAGAACCGTTCCTCGACGAGAACGTTTCACCTCCAGCTGCATCTCCTAGCATTGTGAATGCCAAAGCCTTGG AATTGCCTACTTCAAAGCTGTGA
- the LOC103490284 gene encoding uncharacterized protein LOC103490284 produces the protein MERLLLYSSSPTSLNINPNSSLVLPRFARIIHSLRPNFPLPTRHGFHPLGFLSFKNDKPSFSSIPCFSSPNSSADSIFQSDSPPDSPKPDFLKPFARKEKVKSSLFVLSALALILIQPVFAPAAFASFQNAAKTGGPAAVAVGRRLIQSELLNSAWTGFFAGCLHTLSGPDHLAALAPLSIGCSRMESAAVGALWGCGHDAGQVIFGLLFLLLKDKLHIEILRTWGTIIVGVTLFVIGIMGIREASEIRTPFVVALDNGECDVGIYETLEKPMVVGNKKSKKLGFATFATGVVHGLQPDALMIVLPALALPSRVAGAAFLLMFLVGTVISMGSYTAFIGTFSEALKDRVPRITERLTWVASFVAIALGLAIIISQFLGYSLY, from the exons ATGGAAAGActtcttctctattcttcttctCCCACTTCCCTCAACATTAACCCTAATTCATCTCTTGTTCTTCCTCGCTTTGCTCGCATTATTCACTCCCTTAGGCCCAATTTCCCCCTCCCCACCCGCCATGGATTTCACCCCCTTGGTTTCCTCTCCTTTAAGAATGACAagccttctttttcttccattccTTGTTTTTCATCGCCCAATTCCTCCGCTGATTCCATTTTCCAGTCCGATTCTCCACCCGACTCTCCTAAACCTGATTTCCTGAAACCTTTCGCCCGAAAGGAGAAG GTCAAAAGTTCACTCTTTGTTCTCTCTGCTCTTGCTCTGATCCTGATTCAACCAGTCTTTGCACCAGCAGCTTTTGCATCTTTTCAAAATGCAGCTAAAACTGGAGGTCCTGCAGCTGTAGCAGTTGGGCGACGTCTGATCCAAAGTGAACTATTAAATAGTGCTTGGACTGGTTTCTTCGCTGGTTGCTTACACACATTATCAGGACCAGATCACCTCGCTGCTCTTGCACCCCTTTCAATTGGGTGTAGCCGCATGGAAAGTGCTGCAGTTGGAGCACTTTGGGGTTGTGGTCATGATGCAGGTCAGGTCATTTTTGGTTTACTATTTCTACTGCTAAAAGATAAGCTTCACATTGAAATTCTCAGAACCTGGGGCACAATAATAGTAGGTGTAACCCTATTTGTTATAGGTATTATGGGTATAAGGGAAGCTTCAGAAATTCGTACCCCATTTGTAGTAGCTCTAGATAATGGTGAATGTGATGTCGGCATCTATGAAACACTAGAGAAACCAATGGTTGTAGGCAATAAGAAGAGTAAAAAGTTAGGTTTTGCTACTTTTGCCACTGGAGTTGTTCATGGTCTACAACCTGATGCACTTATGATAGTTTTGCCTGCCCTTGCTTTACCTTCCCGTGTAGCCGGCGCTGCATTTCTTCTTATGTTTTTAGTTGGAACAGTTATTTCAATGGGAAGCTATACTGCTTTTATAGGCACGTTTAGCGAGGCATTGAAAGATAGAGTGCCTAGAATAACTGAAAGACTGACTTGGGTTGCTTCTTTTGTAGCCATTGCTCTTGGACTTGCCATTATCATTAGCCAGTTTCTTGGTTATAGTCTCTACTGA